GGCGGACAGCTCGCCTTCAATGTGGCCATCATGCTGATCAGCTTTCTGGCCCTGGTAGGCCTGGCAAACGGCATCATGGGCGGCATTGCGAAACATATTCCCTTCCCGCCCTCGCTGAACTCGGTTCTCGGGTTTCTCTGTGCACCGGTGGCGTGGCTGATCGGAATTCCCTGGCATGAAGCGCGTACGGTGGGGAACCTGCTCGGAACCCGAGCCATTCTGAATGAGTTCATCGCCTACAAGAACCTCGGTGACCTGGCAAACGCGCACGGTATCTCCGCCCGATCGCTTTCGATTGCCACCTTTGCCCTTTGCGGATTCGCCAACCTTGGCTCCATCGGCATGCAGATCGGCGGTATCGGAGCCCTGGCCCCCAGCCGCCGCAACGACCTTGCCCGGCTCGGCCTGCGCGCCATGCTGGCCGGAACGATGGCCAACCTGGTATCGGCTTCGATCGTCAGCATGTTGATCAGTTAATCGTTCCAATCGGAAGACCATCTCTCGCAACCGCAAGACCGGCCGATGATATTGGTGGGCGGCAAAGCGTAACCAGAACTCGCTCAATTGTTCCCAAAATGGGAATTGAACGATACATTGGTTATCGTCGTAACCTGCTAGTCCTTTGTTACGTTGATTTTGCCATGTTACCTTAGCTTCGAAAATCACCTAATTTCTTTCTACGAGGTTGTAAATGCAGGAAGTCGCATCCGCTGCTGAACAGTCCAAGGCCCCTGAAACTACCCCCACCTGGCATCAGCCAACTCTCACGGTTCTGGAAGCCGGAGATGCAGAGAGCACTGTAACCAACAGCGGTGGCGATGCTGGTGGTTTCTCCTAGTCCCTTCCCCCAGAATCCAAAAGAGAATATTGCAAAGATGCAGTGAGGCGACGTGAATATACATCGCCTCACCGCACAACTCTCCACACCGACGCCGAGGATTCATTGTGCCAGTGTGTGCATAAACGACAGCGTTTACCCCTAATCCGATTTATTGGTTGATTACCTTTTGAGTATGTGGATTGCAGGAATCTGCCAGGGGACGATATGCCCGACACCGACTAATCGCATTCCTTCCTGTTTCTCCGAAGGCAAGCGGCAATCTCTTCCCGGCGCCCTTCTCCTTGCCTCTTCTGATACCGTTTATTTCTCCACGCCAGAGCTCGTTCTTCAGCTCGATGGCCGTATTGACAATCGGACCGATCTGTCCTCAGCTCTTGATCTGCCTCTTGGGGCATCGCTCTCAGAGTTGCTTAAATGTGCGTGGCGTCACTGGGGAGATGAACTACCGGGCCGTCTGATAGGAGATTTTTCTCTCGCAGTTTGGGATGGCGTCCAACGCAAACTTCTGCTGGCGCGCGATGCCGCAGGAGTTCGGCCTCTCCATTTCACCTTCACGCCACACGGCATTACGTTCGCATCGCTCGCCAGACACCTGCTGCAGCTCAGCGGAAGGCTTGCGCGGCCTGACGAAGAGCGAGTCGCGGAGTGGCTGGGAGGGCACTTACATCTCTCCACAAACACCTTCTTTGAAGGGATTCAGACGATATCCCCGGGGCATGCTCTCGTCTGGCAAAATGGCCGGCATAGCATTCGTTCATTCTGGAATCCCCTGCAAACGCCATTACTCCGCCTTCGCGATTCGCGGGAGTACGCCGAAGGCATGCTGCATTATTTGGAACAGGCCGTACACCGCCGAATCCCCGAACATGGTCTGCTTGCAACCCATCTGAGCGGAGGCCTGGACAGCTCCAGTCTTACCGATACCGCCGCCAGGTATTTGGCATCTCAGAGCCGTTCCCTCGTAGCTTTTACTGCCATTCCCGCGAGCCCACTGGACGAGAGTCTCTTCTGTACGCGCTTTACCAATGAGGCCCCTTTTGCCGCCTGCGTGGCGCAGCAGCACGACAACATCGAACACATCCTCGTCTCCAACCATAGCCGCGGTCTCTTCCAGACTCTCGATCGCT
This genomic window from Terriglobus albidus contains:
- a CDS encoding asparagine synthetase B family protein → MWIAGICQGTICPTPTNRIPSCFSEGKRQSLPGALLLASSDTVYFSTPELVLQLDGRIDNRTDLSSALDLPLGASLSELLKCAWRHWGDELPGRLIGDFSLAVWDGVQRKLLLARDAAGVRPLHFTFTPHGITFASLARHLLQLSGRLARPDEERVAEWLGGHLHLSTNTFFEGIQTISPGHALVWQNGRHSIRSFWNPLQTPLLRLRDSREYAEGMLHYLEQAVHRRIPEHGLLATHLSGGLDSSSLTDTAARYLASQSRSLVAFTAIPASPLDESLFCTRFTNEAPFAACVAQQHDNIEHILVSNHSRGLFQTLDRFTDAADRPFLNPPNAVWLLSVLETAAQHGAVTLLDGVAGNFTLSYHGQRALPGLLIAGRVPTLSRVAFGLHRHGESWKHILANLTQPFFPKAHHMLMQLSGRKPAARAIAMGASLEFVKKFGYFADTLRPRVRGRFERAEILTGLELEQYLSIGRTVASIDDVIPAMDRDLIEFCLSIPEEIYCQDGDRRSLIRTTMKGRLPDMVRNERRRGLQAADFLPLLTAELPAIRTELAQMEQVDLVRRAIDLPRLHRLVEHWPSAYHPSIFADYAFALPRALSMGRFLRRMEEGSLFSTVTSNAVS